One part of the Asterias amurensis chromosome 11, ASM3211899v1 genome encodes these proteins:
- the LOC139944505 gene encoding retinol dehydrogenase 8-like isoform X2: protein MRNLKSKANLEDAAGDTLNKTLFIRELDVTKETTITSVVDEILRENGSIDILVNNAGCCILDMIDKKSLDFGQSMMDVNYWGVVRTVRAVLPAMKKQKSGRILNVTSLAGFQGFPFYATYTSSKFAVEGFSESIASVLRDAYNIRVSLVEPGPVATPTALKVANDRPTFLESEAEMEKVFAIRAKYLSTLAHTVQTSEEIAQLHLEIILSDNPHLRYQTSEYVKEIAAAKFKDPTTDDVLNEVKRS, encoded by the exons ATGCGAAATCTGAAGTCCAAAGCCAACTTGGAGGATGCTGCAGGAGACACTCTGAATAAGACTCTATTCATCCGGGAACTTGACGTCACTAAAGAGACAACAATCACATCTGTGGTTGACGAGATTTTGCGAGAAAATGGGTCTATCGATATTCTTG TTAATAATGCTGGCTGCTGCATTTTGGATATGATTGACAAAAAGTCGTTGGACTTTGGCCAGTCTATGATGGATGTAAACTACTGGGGAGTTGTTAGAACTGTAAGAGCTGTGCTGCCAGCGATGAAGAAACAGAAGTCGGGTCGCATTCTCAATGTTACCAGCCTTGCTGGATTCCAAG GTTTTCCTTTCTATGCCACCTACACATCTTCAAAGTTTGCCGTTGAGGGCTTCTCCGAATCCATAGCTTCAGTTCTGCGTGACGCATACAATATCAG aGTTTCCCTCGTTGAGCCAGGACCAGTGGCGACGCCGACCGCATTGAAAGTTGCTAATGACAGGCCAACTTTCTTAGAGTCCGAAGCCGAAATGGAAAAAGTCTTCGCCATTCGCGCCAAGTACCTGAGCACTCTGGCTCATACCGTCCAGACGTCTGAGGAAATAGCACAGTTGCATCTAGAGATAATACTTAGCGACAATCCGCATCTGCGGTACCAGACCAGTGAGTATGTGAAGGAGATCGCCGCAGCCAAGTTCAAGGATCCAACTACAGATGATGTCCTGAATGAAGTAAAACGGAGTTAG
- the LOC139944477 gene encoding transmembrane protein 180-like encodes MVFRLHTNSVAFALTVFGNKLTSSVFQFYYVKLFLTRYNISESWFSAAQVVYLIWNATNDPLFAYWQDNSQIKAFRSRRHSILYGAPLFSLCFLLPWFPWGDYDTYGWLAGIHLMITLCCYDTLLTFVLLAHCAMFAEISSVHEDRLRLTKYCQVASIFGATSVFGAEFISSSLENFRAFQMFCVFLALVSWLAMHYTGCNVVTMYDGGHLVEPLFKQEESSKHPSSKLLAWTQFKQIVTEKNFLRFVTMNFCQILHCTYEANFLSIFADQLIPSTDITPLARRMLYGSAFILPQVLVLVLGPVAGKFGYYKVLLYSFAIKVISGVTMYAIGQTHTWILTIFFLIDMSGPAAMFSFFNLPLSDIIDHDKEKYSRRTPISSSVFGYNALFTKAANSFAPMIILNILNRHSYQTLQLEENANNADIAGPLADLQSAMFTVACFIPVLIGCLQILVWYPYTIRNSHIIAPKHIEQ; translated from the exons ATGGTTTTTAGACTTCATACGAATTCTGTTGCCTTTGCCTTGACGGTGTTTGGTAACAAGCTCACATCCTCTGTGTTTCAGTTCTATTACGTGAAGTTGTTTTTGACTCGTTATAACATTTCCGAGTCTTGGTTTTCAGCAGCTCAGGTTGTTTACCTCATCTGGAACGCCACCAATGATCCCCTCTTTGCGTATTGGCAAGATAATTCTCAAATCAAGGCATTCCGTAGTCGAAGACATTCCATCTTATACGGAGCTCCACTTTTCAGTCTCTGCTTTTTGTTGCCCTGGTTTCCATGGGGTGATTACGACACCTACGGCTGGCTGGCTGGAATACATTTAATGATAACTCTCTGTTGCTATGATACTttgttaacttttgttttactcGCACACTGTGCAATGTTTGCCGAGATTTCAAGCGTTCACGAGGACAGACTGCGTCTCACGAAGTATTGCCAGGTTGCGTCCATTTTTGGCGCAACGAGTGTCTTTGGTGCTGAGTTCATATCCTCAAGTTTGGAGAACTTCAGGGCCTTTCAGATGTTCTGTGTCTTTTTGGCGTTGGTGAGTTGGCTTGCCATGCATTACACAGGCTGCAATGTGGTCACAATGTACGATGGTGGGCACCTTGTGGAGCCGTTATTCAAACAGGAAGAATCATCAAAACATCCATCTTCAAAGCTACTAGCGTGGACTCAATTCAAGCAAATCGTCACTGAAAAGAATTTTTTGCGCTTTGTGACGATGAACTTCTGTCAGATACTTCACTGTACGTATGAGGCCAATTTCTTGTCTATCTTCGCTGATCAGCTCATCCCATCCACTGATATTACTCCTCTTGCAAGAAGAATGCTTTACGGCTCGGCATTTATTCTACCTCAG GTTTTGGTTCTTGTGTTGGGTCCAGTGGCTGGAAAGTTCGGCTACTACAAAGTCTTATTGTATTCCTTCGCTATCAAGGTCATTAGTGGTGTGACCATGTACGCCATTGGACAAACTCACACCTGGATTCTGacaattttctttttgattGACAT GTCTGGTCCCGCTGccatgttttccttttttaatcTTCCTCTCTCTGACATTATTGATCATGATAAAGAGAAATACAGTCGAAG AACTCCAATTTCATCCAGTGTGTTTGGTTACAATGCCTTGTTCACGAAGGCTGCAAACTCCTTTGCTCCAATGATCATCCTGAACATATTGAATCGTCACAGCTACCAGACATTACAACTGGAGGAAAATGCCAACAACGCAGACATAGCTGGCCCTCTTGCAGATCTTCAGTCAGCCATGTTTACTGTGGCATGTTTTATTCCTGTTCTAATTGGCTGTCTGCAGATTCTAGTGTGGTATCCATATACCATTCGCAATAGTCATATCATTGCACCGAAACATATTGAGCAATAA